In Dehalococcoidia bacterium, a single window of DNA contains:
- a CDS encoding cytochrome ubiquinol oxidase subunit I, whose protein sequence is MFDTVNSSRALMGMALGFHIVFATIGIGLPVLLFAAEGLFLRTGKEMYQLMAKRWAVVAAVLFAVGAVSGTFLEFSFGLLWPNWMDFAGGVIGLPFFLEGFAFFTEAIFLGLYIYGWNKFNPTAHWLMTIPIVIAALASGFFIISANGWMNQPEGYEIVNGQVANVDPVAAMFNDALPYEFIHGALAAYVAMGLAVAGYYAFAMLRGDRSDYNKMAVVLGMGLVVIFAPLQVVTGDLSARFLAHDQPEKFAAMEGQFETVEGMPLRIGGIPFPDDNETRFAIEIPKLGSFLAFEDFDAEVRGLNAFPDDEVPSVFLTHFPFQIMVGLGFLFVGVAGWFWGMAAWTRRIDPGRLLLLALAGVGALGFVAIEMGWFVTEFGRQPWVIYRVMRTESGATPREGIWVLLLLFSLAYIALTIGLAGVLSWQQRGRTKTPREDESKQGIFGA, encoded by the coding sequence TTGTTCGACACCGTAAACTCGTCTCGCGCCCTCATGGGCATGGCCCTCGGCTTCCACATCGTCTTCGCCACCATCGGCATCGGCCTCCCCGTCCTACTCTTCGCCGCCGAAGGCCTCTTCCTCCGCACCGGCAAGGAAATGTACCAGCTCATGGCCAAGCGCTGGGCCGTCGTTGCCGCCGTCCTCTTCGCCGTCGGCGCCGTTTCCGGCACCTTCCTCGAGTTCTCCTTCGGACTCCTCTGGCCCAACTGGATGGACTTCGCGGGCGGCGTCATCGGCCTCCCCTTCTTCCTCGAGGGCTTTGCCTTCTTCACCGAGGCCATCTTCCTCGGCCTCTACATCTACGGCTGGAACAAGTTCAATCCTACCGCCCACTGGCTCATGACGATCCCGATCGTCATCGCCGCGCTCGCCTCAGGGTTTTTCATAATCAGCGCCAACGGCTGGATGAACCAGCCCGAGGGCTACGAGATCGTCAACGGCCAGGTGGCGAACGTCGACCCGGTAGCGGCGATGTTCAACGATGCCCTCCCGTACGAGTTCATACACGGCGCCCTTGCCGCCTACGTGGCGATGGGGCTCGCCGTCGCCGGCTACTACGCCTTTGCGATGCTCCGCGGCGACCGCTCCGACTACAACAAGATGGCGGTCGTGCTGGGCATGGGGCTCGTCGTCATCTTCGCCCCGTTGCAGGTGGTGACCGGCGACCTCAGCGCCCGCTTCCTGGCGCACGACCAGCCGGAGAAGTTCGCGGCGATGGAGGGCCAGTTCGAGACGGTCGAGGGCATGCCGCTGCGCATCGGCGGTATCCCCTTCCCCGACGACAACGAGACGCGCTTCGCCATCGAGATACCGAAGCTGGGCAGCTTCCTCGCCTTCGAGGACTTCGACGCCGAGGTGCGCGGCCTCAACGCCTTCCCCGACGACGAGGTGCCGTCGGTCTTCCTGACCCACTTCCCGTTCCAGATCATGGTCGGGCTCGGTTTCCTTTTCGTTGGCGTCGCGGGCTGGTTCTGGGGCATGGCGGCCTGGACGCGCCGTATCGACCCCGGGCGGTTGCTCCTGCTGGCGCTGGCCGGCGTCGGCGCTCTCGGCTTCGTGGCGATAGAGATGGGCTGGTTCGTGACCGAGTTCGGGCGGCAGCCGTGGGTGATATACCGCGTCATGCGGACGGAGTCGGGCGCGACGCCGCGCGAGGGGATATGGGTGCTGCTGCTCTTGTTCTCGCTGGCATACATTGCCCTGACGATCGGGCTGGCGGGCGTCCTCTCGTGGCAGCAGCGGGGACGGACGAAGACGCCGCGGGAAGACGAATCGAAACAGGGGATCTTCGGTGCTTGA
- a CDS encoding cytochrome d ubiquinol oxidase subunit II, with translation MLEKLAAIVVLSGLVGYAVLGGADFGSGIWSALANGPRKEQQRNALYKAIGPVWETNNVWLVFAVVVLFMAFPLAFGDLFIALLVPITIGIIGITFRGAAFAFRNFAREAGAPTAPVHGITFSIASVIAPFFFGVALGATAAGEIEVEQSFVASGLYEPWVRPVPILFGLTAVAICGYLTMNYMTVRSGGELREDFRRQGLVSGVAVAALAVVTLAVARWEATDFWEQWQRPAPLAVSGVALLAGLASMFVLWRRWYALAPVMGGGAMALLVATWGVIQYPYFIVPGEDIFQAATNDAMLRASLISLVVGVVIIAPALLLLYLSFVAEPAEEKEGEAY, from the coding sequence GTGCTTGAGAAGCTGGCGGCAATTGTCGTGCTGAGCGGACTCGTCGGCTACGCCGTCCTGGGCGGCGCCGACTTCGGCAGCGGCATCTGGTCGGCGCTGGCGAACGGGCCGCGGAAGGAGCAGCAACGGAACGCCCTCTATAAGGCGATAGGCCCGGTCTGGGAGACGAACAACGTCTGGCTCGTCTTCGCTGTCGTCGTGCTGTTCATGGCCTTCCCGCTCGCTTTCGGCGACCTCTTCATCGCCCTGCTGGTGCCCATAACCATCGGGATCATCGGGATCACCTTCCGTGGCGCTGCGTTCGCATTCCGCAACTTCGCGAGGGAGGCGGGAGCGCCGACGGCCCCCGTTCACGGCATCACCTTTTCGATAGCGAGCGTCATCGCGCCCTTCTTCTTCGGCGTCGCGCTGGGGGCCACGGCCGCAGGCGAGATCGAGGTCGAGCAGAGCTTCGTGGCGTCCGGTCTCTACGAGCCCTGGGTGCGGCCGGTGCCGATTCTCTTCGGGCTGACGGCGGTCGCCATCTGCGGCTACCTGACCATGAATTACATGACGGTGCGCTCCGGCGGCGAACTGCGCGAGGACTTCCGACGGCAGGGGCTGGTCTCGGGCGTGGCGGTGGCCGCGCTGGCAGTCGTCACGCTGGCCGTCGCGCGCTGGGAAGCGACGGACTTCTGGGAGCAGTGGCAGCGTCCGGCGCCGCTGGCGGTGTCGGGCGTGGCGCTGCTCGCGGGGCTGGCGTCGATGTTCGTGCTGTGGCGGCGGTGGTACGCTCTGGCGCCGGTGATGGGCGGCGGCGCGATGGCGCTGCTCGTCGCGACGTGGGGGGTGATCCAGTACCCGTATTTCATCGTGCCGGGCGAGGACATCTTCCAGGCTGCGACGAATGATGCGATGCTGCGGGCGTCGCTGATAAGCCTGGTGGTGGGCGTGGTCATCATTGCGCCGGCGCTGCTGCTCCTGTACCTGAGCTTCGTCGCCGAGCCGGCGGAGGAGAAAGAGGGCGAGGCCTACTAG
- the mfd gene encoding transcription-repair coupling factor has translation MKLTGLLPLIEDVLGKERLARLLESTGERRIVAAAEGAKACLLAVLSRYVDAPLLVVTSRPNTAWALTEELKTWLGDEEEVLLFPRRDTLPYERLAPDWPAIRDRLRVLSALSERPSSRLIIVASVQAVSQTTLSPEELRSGRETINAGGALSPEPLLRRLLQRGYRFEPLVDAPGLASRRGGIVDVFSPDADLPVRIELLGDRVESLRLFDPATQRTVRLTDSVTLGPAREMLLPQPRGPELLARLDFTNAQEDVVRRFREELAMLADGQGFDDDSFYLPFLARATLLDHMAQEAGASLLVLDELPELSAAQEEHDRQVAEVRDEAAGRGELPRNMPLPNLSWEELHTSLAGRPNTLVVSRWAGGEDDERTLLLPCAAPKSYGGRLQELAKDLAEASRRKETAVIVSQLSARLSEVLGERDVIVVPSLSLDGPPPAGSLSLVHGSLPQGWALQRDGRALTLFTDAEVFGFVKQRRPVRPPAPSLEPFLSELRPGDLVVHVEHGIARFAGLTKLRQNGTEREYMELHYAEGDKLFVPTDQVDRVGRYIGAGEAAPSLTRLGTQEWSRAKERVRRAVGELAQELLQLYASRQVLMGHPFPPDSPWQQEMEASFPYVETPDQLDVMREVKSDMQSERPMDRLVVGDVGYGKTEVAIRAAFKAVMDGMQVAMLVPTTVLAQQHYFTFTERLAAFPMRIEMLSRFRSPQEQQEVVRDLAAGGVDIVIGTHRLLQKDVAFKNLGLVIIDEEQRFGVSHKERLKQMRREVDVLTLSATPIPRTLHMSLAGIRDMSTMETPPEERLPIKTYVLEYDERLIREAILREMERGGQVYFVHNRVQSIETVARRLRDLVPEARIAVGHGQMPEEQLARVMLEVVKGEVDVLVCTTIIESGIDIPNVNTIIINQAQRFGLAQLYQLRGRVGRGINRAYAYLLYDRRRLLTEPAQKRLQTIFEATELGAGFRIALRDLEIRGAGNLLGAEQSGHIGAVGFDLYSKLLAQAVERLKALQRGETPPPVEARPPVMIDLPLTAFIPESYVEDLNLRLALYSRMAAARDKQQIDELAREMEDMFGPLPRPVRALLYVVRLKGAAEEARVQSIQAEGDEIVLRMASGVSLPRERLRGRLPAQSWVGPRSVRLRRSQMGEGWRDILLEVVEAIASEVREPVEA, from the coding sequence ATGAAACTTACCGGACTCCTCCCGCTAATCGAAGATGTGCTCGGAAAGGAGCGGCTCGCCCGCCTCCTCGAATCGACGGGCGAGCGGCGGATCGTCGCCGCCGCCGAGGGCGCGAAGGCCTGTCTTCTGGCCGTGCTCTCGCGCTACGTCGACGCCCCCCTGCTGGTCGTGACGTCGCGTCCCAATACAGCCTGGGCGCTGACGGAGGAGCTGAAGACGTGGCTCGGCGACGAGGAAGAAGTGCTCCTCTTCCCCCGTCGCGACACGCTCCCATACGAACGCCTGGCGCCCGACTGGCCGGCGATAAGGGACCGCCTGCGCGTCCTGTCGGCTCTGAGCGAGCGGCCATCGTCGCGCCTGATCATCGTCGCCTCGGTCCAGGCGGTGAGCCAGACCACGCTGTCGCCGGAAGAGCTGCGCTCGGGGCGCGAGACCATTAACGCCGGCGGCGCGCTCTCGCCGGAGCCGCTGCTCAGGCGGCTGTTGCAGCGGGGCTACCGCTTCGAACCGCTGGTCGACGCGCCCGGCCTAGCCAGCCGTCGCGGCGGCATCGTCGACGTCTTTTCGCCCGACGCCGACCTGCCGGTGCGCATTGAGCTGCTCGGTGACCGCGTCGAAAGCCTGCGCCTGTTCGACCCGGCGACGCAACGGACGGTACGCCTTACCGACTCCGTCACGCTGGGGCCGGCGCGGGAGATGCTGCTGCCGCAGCCGCGCGGCCCCGAACTGCTGGCGCGGCTCGATTTCACGAACGCTCAGGAGGACGTAGTGCGGCGCTTCCGCGAGGAGCTGGCCATGCTGGCGGATGGCCAGGGCTTCGACGACGACTCGTTCTATTTGCCGTTCCTTGCCCGCGCGACGCTTCTCGATCATATGGCGCAGGAGGCCGGCGCATCGCTGCTCGTCCTCGACGAGCTGCCCGAGCTGAGCGCCGCGCAGGAGGAGCACGACCGGCAGGTCGCCGAAGTGCGCGACGAGGCGGCCGGCAGGGGAGAGCTGCCGCGGAACATGCCGCTGCCTAACCTGTCGTGGGAGGAACTGCACACTTCGCTGGCCGGGCGGCCGAACACGCTCGTTGTTTCTCGATGGGCCGGCGGCGAGGACGACGAACGCACGCTCCTCCTTCCCTGCGCGGCGCCGAAGAGCTACGGCGGCCGGTTGCAGGAGCTGGCGAAAGACCTGGCGGAGGCATCGCGACGGAAGGAGACGGCGGTCATCGTATCGCAGCTATCGGCGCGTCTCTCGGAGGTGCTGGGCGAGCGCGACGTGATCGTCGTGCCGTCGCTTTCGCTGGACGGGCCGCCGCCTGCGGGGTCGCTGTCGCTGGTGCACGGGTCGCTGCCGCAGGGCTGGGCTCTCCAGCGCGACGGCCGCGCGCTCACGCTTTTTACGGACGCGGAAGTCTTCGGCTTCGTCAAGCAGCGACGGCCGGTTCGACCGCCGGCGCCTTCGCTCGAGCCCTTCCTGTCTGAGCTGCGCCCGGGCGACCTCGTTGTCCACGTCGAGCACGGGATCGCCCGCTTCGCCGGTCTGACGAAGCTGCGGCAGAACGGCACGGAGCGCGAGTACATGGAGCTGCACTACGCCGAGGGCGACAAGCTCTTCGTTCCCACCGATCAGGTCGACCGCGTGGGCCGGTACATCGGCGCGGGAGAGGCGGCGCCCTCTCTTACGCGACTCGGGACGCAGGAGTGGTCGCGCGCGAAGGAGCGGGTGCGCCGCGCGGTAGGCGAGCTGGCGCAGGAGCTGCTCCAGCTTTACGCCTCACGGCAGGTGCTGATGGGGCATCCCTTCCCGCCTGACAGCCCGTGGCAGCAGGAGATGGAGGCTTCGTTCCCGTACGTGGAAACTCCTGACCAGCTCGATGTGATGCGGGAGGTCAAGTCGGACATGCAGTCGGAGAGGCCGATGGACCGTCTCGTGGTGGGCGACGTCGGCTACGGCAAGACGGAGGTGGCGATAAGGGCAGCCTTCAAGGCGGTGATGGACGGCATGCAGGTGGCGATGCTCGTGCCGACGACCGTGCTTGCCCAGCAACACTACTTCACGTTCACGGAGCGGCTGGCGGCGTTCCCCATGCGCATCGAGATGCTGTCGCGGTTTCGCTCGCCGCAGGAGCAGCAGGAGGTCGTGCGCGACCTGGCTGCGGGCGGTGTGGACATCGTGATCGGCACGCACCGGCTGCTACAGAAGGACGTGGCCTTCAAGAACCTGGGGCTGGTCATCATAGACGAGGAGCAGCGGTTCGGCGTCTCCCACAAGGAGCGCTTGAAACAGATGCGGCGCGAGGTGGACGTGCTGACGCTCTCGGCCACGCCGATACCGCGCACGCTGCACATGTCACTGGCCGGCATCCGCGACATGTCGACGATGGAGACGCCTCCTGAGGAGCGCCTCCCCATCAAGACCTACGTTCTGGAATATGATGAGCGGCTCATAAGGGAGGCGATCCTGCGTGAGATGGAGCGCGGCGGGCAGGTCTACTTCGTGCACAACCGCGTGCAGAGCATCGAGACGGTGGCGCGGCGTCTGCGCGATCTCGTGCCGGAGGCGCGGATAGCGGTCGGTCACGGCCAGATGCCGGAGGAGCAGCTCGCGCGGGTGATGCTCGAGGTCGTGAAGGGAGAGGTCGATGTCCTGGTCTGCACCACGATCATCGAGTCGGGCATCGATATCCCGAACGTAAACACCATCATCATAAATCAGGCGCAGCGCTTCGGTCTGGCGCAGCTCTATCAGCTTCGCGGTCGCGTGGGCAGGGGGATAAACCGCGCCTACGCCTACCTTCTGTATGACCGCCGACGGCTGCTGACGGAACCGGCGCAGAAGCGCCTGCAAACGATCTTCGAGGCGACGGAGCTGGGAGCGGGCTTCCGCATCGCGCTGCGCGACCTCGAGATACGGGGCGCCGGGAACCTGTTGGGCGCGGAGCAGAGCGGCCACATCGGCGCAGTGGGCTTCGACCTCTATTCAAAGCTGCTGGCGCAGGCCGTCGAGCGCTTGAAGGCGTTGCAGCGGGGTGAAACGCCGCCGCCGGTGGAGGCGCGCCCGCCGGTCATGATCGACCTGCCGCTCACGGCGTTCATCCCCGAGAGCTACGTCGAAGACCTGAACCTGCGTCTCGCGCTGTACAGCCGGATGGCGGCCGCGCGCGATAAGCAACAGATCGACGAGCTGGCGCGCGAGATGGAGGACATGTTCGGGCCCCTGCCGCGGCCGGTGCGGGCGCTGCTGTACGTGGTGAGGTTGAAGGGGGCGGCGGAAGAAGCGCGTGTGCAGTCGATTCAGGCGGAGGGCGACGAGATAGTGTTGCGGATGGCATCGGGCGTGTCGTTGCCGCGCGAGAGGCTGCGGGGGCGGCTTCCGGCGCAGAGCTGGGTGGGGCCGAGGTCGGTGCGTCTGCGGCGATCGCAGATGGGGGAGGGTTGGCGCGACATTCTATTGGAGGTCGTCGAGGCGATCGCATCGGAGGTGAGGGAGCCCGTGGAGGCGTGA
- a CDS encoding molybdenum cofactor guanylyltransferase, whose translation MLEEPPGEETPAATGIVLAGGAGTRLGRDKASEPLLGRHLLQWVVDKVAVVVDEIVVVTAAGQTLPPVTTARTLRAVEDVLPAKGPLGGIYSGLREARRELALVTGCDMPLLSVPLLRELLRLSEGYDVVMPRRRGRTQALHAVYRRSCLKPMRRELVAGHLKVISFLPAVRVRYVDEDVWTRFDPEGLSFFNINTEEDLSRAAAMLQPPRRE comes from the coding sequence GTGCTTGAGGAGCCACCCGGCGAAGAAACTCCCGCGGCCACCGGAATCGTCCTTGCCGGCGGCGCCGGCACCCGCCTCGGCCGCGACAAGGCGTCAGAGCCCCTGCTCGGCAGGCACCTGCTTCAGTGGGTGGTAGACAAGGTCGCAGTGGTAGTGGACGAGATCGTCGTCGTGACTGCCGCCGGCCAGACGCTGCCCCCTGTCACAACCGCCCGGACGCTGCGCGCAGTCGAGGACGTGCTTCCGGCGAAAGGGCCCCTCGGTGGCATCTATAGCGGTCTGCGGGAGGCGCGGCGCGAGCTGGCCCTCGTGACCGGCTGCGACATGCCGTTGCTCTCCGTGCCGCTCCTGCGCGAGCTTCTCCGTCTGAGCGAGGGCTACGACGTCGTCATGCCGCGACGGCGCGGCCGCACCCAGGCGCTGCACGCCGTGTACCGGCGAAGCTGTCTTAAGCCGATGCGCCGCGAACTCGTCGCCGGCCACCTCAAAGTGATCTCATTCCTACCCGCCGTCAGGGTGCGTTACGTCGACGAGGACGTCTGGACGCGTTTCGACCCCGAAGGGCTATCCTTCTTCAACATTAATACAGAGGAGGATCTCAGCCGCGCCGCCGCCATGCTGCAGCCGCCTCGACGAGAATGA
- a CDS encoding acyl-CoA dehydrogenase family protein codes for MDFRLSPEEEAFRREVRAFLEREWPPRAATLPDGSRIDAPPPITPGYMPSRADELKLGAKGWLAVSWPVEYGGGGKPFIYQMIVDEELAYHNIPASEGMGRTIVAPTLLAYGTERQKQEFLPRLAKGEITFCLGYTEPEAGSDLASLRTRAVAEGDEYVISGSKIYTSGADASEYCWLLARTDPEAAKHRGLSLFMVPMDSPGVTVRPLANMLGVAWFNEVFFEDVRVSRLNLVGGENQGWQIVTTALSAERFSLYHCRSQFRLLQTVVEYARRVKKGGRPLFGSAAVRQKLAQLAIEFEVARLLSYRAGLMRSRGQPLTYESAMVKMFNTELSQRLYNVAIDMLGLYGGLLPDSARTVLGGAVGHGYLDAVQATIGAGASEVQRDIIARRALDMPRG; via the coding sequence ATGGACTTTCGCTTATCGCCGGAGGAAGAGGCGTTCCGGCGTGAGGTGCGCGCGTTCCTCGAACGGGAGTGGCCGCCGCGGGCCGCCACGTTGCCCGACGGCTCTCGCATCGACGCTCCGCCGCCGATAACGCCCGGCTACATGCCGTCACGGGCCGACGAGCTGAAGCTGGGGGCGAAGGGCTGGCTGGCCGTAAGCTGGCCGGTCGAGTACGGCGGCGGGGGCAAGCCCTTCATCTATCAGATGATCGTCGATGAGGAGCTGGCGTACCACAACATCCCCGCCAGCGAGGGCATGGGCCGGACGATAGTGGCACCCACGCTGCTCGCGTACGGCACGGAGCGGCAGAAGCAGGAGTTCCTTCCGCGCTTGGCGAAAGGCGAGATAACGTTCTGCCTGGGCTACACCGAGCCTGAAGCCGGCTCCGACCTGGCGTCGTTGCGGACGCGGGCGGTGGCTGAAGGCGACGAGTACGTGATCAGCGGCAGCAAGATCTATACCAGCGGCGCTGACGCGAGCGAATACTGCTGGCTCCTCGCGCGTACCGATCCCGAAGCGGCGAAGCACCGCGGGCTGTCGCTGTTCATGGTGCCGATGGACTCGCCGGGCGTGACGGTGCGGCCGCTTGCCAACATGCTCGGCGTCGCCTGGTTCAATGAGGTCTTCTTCGAGGACGTGCGGGTCTCCCGGCTCAACCTGGTGGGGGGCGAGAACCAGGGATGGCAGATTGTGACGACGGCGCTCTCCGCCGAGCGCTTCTCGCTGTACCATTGCCGCAGCCAGTTCCGGCTCCTGCAAACGGTTGTGGAGTACGCGCGACGGGTAAAGAAGGGCGGTAGGCCGCTCTTCGGTAGCGCGGCGGTGCGGCAGAAGCTGGCGCAGCTTGCCATCGAGTTCGAGGTGGCGCGGCTCCTGAGCTATCGCGCAGGACTGATGCGCAGCCGCGGGCAGCCGCTGACCTACGAATCGGCGATGGTCAAGATGTTCAACACGGAACTGAGCCAGCGGCTGTACAATGTCGCCATCGACATGCTCGGCCTGTACGGAGGGCTGCTGCCCGATTCGGCGCGGACAGTGCTGGGGGGCGCGGTCGGCCACGGGTACCTCGATGCCGTGCAGGCTACGATCGGGGCGGGCGCGTCGGAAGTGCAACGCGACATCATAGCCCGACGGGCGCTGGACATGCCCCGAGGCTGA
- a CDS encoding Zn-ribbon domain-containing OB-fold protein has product MTHVYNTNPLQVARHYEIDYIHSYGEVSDFFLGLQRRKLLATRCLSCGRTWLPPRRDCGACGAKTEWFEAPQEGKVHSYSILHFAAEAFLSEVPFVLAYIELEGIDTVFLSRVTGCKPEEVYIGMPVRAKFRRLVDWTPNDVVFVPQDKAPAEE; this is encoded by the coding sequence ATGACGCATGTGTACAACACAAACCCGTTGCAGGTCGCTCGACATTACGAGATCGACTACATCCACAGCTACGGCGAGGTGAGCGATTTCTTCCTCGGGTTGCAGCGCCGGAAACTGCTTGCGACACGCTGCCTGAGCTGCGGCCGCACCTGGCTGCCGCCCCGCCGCGACTGCGGCGCCTGCGGGGCGAAAACGGAGTGGTTCGAGGCGCCGCAGGAGGGAAAGGTCCACAGCTACTCGATACTTCACTTCGCCGCCGAGGCCTTCCTCAGCGAAGTGCCGTTCGTGCTCGCGTACATCGAGCTGGAAGGCATCGACACGGTGTTCCTGTCGCGCGTGACGGGCTGCAAGCCGGAAGAGGTCTACATCGGCATGCCGGTGCGGGCCAAGTTCCGCCGGCTGGTCGACTGGACGCCGAACGACGTGGTATTCGTGCCGCAGGACAAGGCGCCTGCGGAGGAGTAG
- a CDS encoding thiolase domain-containing protein (Catalyzes the synthesis of acetoacetyl coenzyme A from two molecules of acetyl coenzyme A. It can also act as a thiolase, catalyzing the reverse reaction and generating two-carbon units from the four-carbon product of fatty acid oxidation) — MRRVCIVSGGITKFAKANLLTQEAMCKDALDYALNDLNGRLELRDIQTTICTYFSDHFNSQLLFDSLTQDYLAMCPRPSMRIEGGGATGGLGIRAGYMDVASGLSDLCLVYGFEKMSEVSTAKGNEFIALASDTDFDFPVGGYYSGYYATMAQRHMHEFGTTTLQMAKIAVKNYDNAFHNRWAQKHERWTVEEVMNAPIISTPLTRPMVCVMSDGAACLILCTEEWAKRLRPNGDYAVITGLGCGTDTMRLGDRPRGDVIPLPGDPPGKYDYLKGRWPGIASFRGGREAARQAYKQANITNPVEQLDFAEVHDAYASSELQTYEDMGFALYGEGGRFIEEGHPYVNGKMPVNPSGGLLACGHPVGATGIMQGVFALWQLQGRMAEHCSDPAAGIDGANIQVKDAKRGLIHSHAGTGTYITVNILERPEVAAEK, encoded by the coding sequence GTGAGAAGGGTATGTATTGTCTCCGGCGGCATCACCAAGTTCGCCAAGGCCAATCTGTTGACCCAGGAAGCGATGTGCAAGGACGCGCTCGACTACGCCCTCAACGACCTGAATGGTCGCCTGGAGCTGAGGGACATACAGACGACCATCTGCACTTACTTCTCCGATCACTTCAACAGCCAGCTCCTGTTCGATTCGCTGACGCAGGACTACCTGGCGATGTGCCCGCGTCCCTCGATGCGCATCGAAGGCGGCGGGGCGACGGGCGGGCTGGGCATCCGCGCCGGTTATATGGACGTCGCTTCCGGCCTGTCGGACCTCTGCCTGGTCTACGGGTTCGAGAAGATGAGCGAAGTCAGCACGGCGAAAGGGAACGAGTTCATCGCCCTCGCCTCCGACACCGACTTCGACTTTCCGGTCGGCGGCTATTACTCCGGCTACTACGCGACGATGGCGCAGCGTCACATGCACGAGTTCGGGACGACGACGCTCCAGATGGCGAAGATCGCGGTCAAGAACTACGACAACGCCTTCCACAACCGCTGGGCCCAGAAGCATGAGCGCTGGACGGTCGAGGAGGTGATGAACGCGCCCATCATATCGACGCCCCTCACGCGGCCGATGGTGTGCGTGATGAGCGACGGGGCGGCGTGCCTCATCCTCTGCACAGAGGAGTGGGCAAAGCGGCTGCGCCCTAATGGCGACTACGCCGTTATCACCGGCCTGGGCTGCGGGACGGACACGATGCGCCTGGGCGACAGGCCGCGCGGCGACGTTATCCCCCTGCCGGGCGATCCGCCGGGCAAGTACGACTATCTCAAGGGCCGCTGGCCGGGCATCGCATCGTTCCGGGGAGGACGCGAGGCGGCGCGCCAGGCCTACAAGCAGGCAAACATCACGAATCCCGTCGAGCAGCTCGACTTCGCAGAGGTGCACGACGCCTACGCCTCGAGCGAGCTGCAAACGTACGAGGACATGGGCTTCGCGCTCTACGGCGAGGGCGGCCGCTTCATCGAGGAAGGGCATCCTTATGTCAACGGGAAGATGCCGGTGAACCCCTCCGGCGGACTCCTCGCCTGTGGCCACCCTGTCGGAGCAACCGGCATCATGCAGGGCGTCTTCGCGTTGTGGCAGCTCCAGGGCAGGATGGCCGAGCACTGCAGCGACCCGGCCGCCGGAATCGACGGCGCCAACATCCAGGTGAAGGACGCGAAGCGGGGCCTCATCCACAGCCACGCCGGCACCGGCACCTACATCACGGTCAATATCCTCGAACGGCCCGAAGTTGCCGCCGAGAAGTAG
- the nadC gene encoding carboxylating nicotinate-nucleotide diphosphorylase → MAREALPPLDEAYLAHLARAALDEDAAGRDVTTQALVPPDLTGSATIVAKQAGVVAGLPVAAAVFRAVDAALAFEPQVEDGARVSAGKTLAVVSGRVASILSGERVALNFLQRLSGVATATTRLVDAVGDLPARILDTRKTTPGLRTLEKYAVRAGGGHNHRRDLAEGVLVKDNHWRAARAQGSDACGVIERLREKAPDARLPDGRRGIEVEVTSEEEAREALDAGADMLLLDNMGLDEMRRVVEMSRGRALTEASGGIMLETVRAVAETGVDFISVGAITHSAPALDISLELEAFG, encoded by the coding sequence ATGGCTAGAGAAGCGCTTCCCCCCCTTGACGAGGCGTACCTGGCGCATCTGGCGCGCGCCGCTCTCGACGAGGACGCCGCCGGTCGCGACGTGACGACGCAGGCGCTCGTACCGCCCGACCTCACAGGCAGCGCGACGATTGTCGCCAAGCAGGCGGGGGTCGTCGCCGGGCTGCCGGTCGCCGCCGCCGTCTTCCGCGCCGTTGACGCCGCCCTCGCGTTCGAGCCGCAGGTCGAAGACGGGGCGCGCGTCTCCGCAGGCAAAACGCTGGCCGTCGTGAGCGGGCGCGTCGCGTCCATCCTCAGCGGGGAGCGCGTCGCCCTCAACTTTCTGCAACGGCTTTCCGGCGTCGCTACCGCCACCACCCGCCTCGTCGATGCCGTCGGGGACTTGCCTGCACGCATCCTTGACACGCGGAAGACGACGCCCGGCCTGCGGACACTGGAGAAGTACGCCGTGCGCGCCGGCGGGGGGCATAACCATCGCCGCGACCTGGCGGAAGGCGTCCTCGTGAAGGACAATCACTGGCGGGCGGCGAGAGCACAGGGTAGCGACGCTTGTGGCGTGATCGAACGGCTGCGCGAGAAGGCCCCCGATGCGCGCCTCCCCGACGGCAGGCGCGGCATCGAGGTGGAGGTAACATCAGAGGAGGAGGCGCGGGAAGCCCTCGACGCCGGCGCGGACATGCTCCTGCTCGACAACATGGGGCTGGACGAGATGCGCCGCGTGGTCGAGATGAGCCGCGGGCGGGCCCTAACGGAGGCGTCGGGCGGGATAATGTTGGAGACGGTGCGGGCGGTGGCGGAGACCGGCGTCGACTTCATCTCCGTGGGGGCGATCACGCACTCGGCGCCCGCGCTCGACATCAGCCTCGAACTGGAGGCATTCGGCTAG